The stretch of DNA ATGCTTGGTGATGTAGATGGGGATGGGTTTGACGATGTTGGTATTTTCTATTACTTAAACTATCATCCCTGTTTCGATATCATGTGGGGAGGGTCTTTTACACGGCAAAACATACTATCTCTTGATTTTACAAGTTCGGCTGCTAATGGATCAATCATAGGAATTGGCGATATTAATAACGATGGATATCATGACTTTTCCATAGGATACGTTGAGGAGCAGCAGGGAGCAGAGCAATATTCCACCGTCAAAATGTATTATGGGAACAGTAATAGGGTGTTCTCTGATTATACACTTATGATTCACACGCCAAATCCTATCACGAGAAGATGCATCCCTCTTGGTGATTTAAACAATGATGGATTCGACGATTTTTTGGGTTATATTGACAATTTAGGAATGAATGTTTGGTTCGGGACAGGTGCCAATCTTCCTCTATCTCCCAGCGTTATTTTAAATCCTGTTTATTTTGGAAATTCTCAAGTAAGAGGAATAAACTTTGGTGATATCAATGGCGATGGCTTCAGTGATGTAGTTGGTGCCAGCTATAACTCTCGCCGCTTTGCAGTTTGGCTGGGTAGCAGCAACATGGACGGACACGCAGACTGGCAAAAAGGCAGCACTCATGATAATTTTGGCTATGATCTGGCCATGGGTGATTTCGACGGAGATGGCTATTGTGATATAGCCGTTTCTGCTCCTAAGGAGAATGGCGGACTCTGGCCATATCACGATTATCGGGGCTATGTGTTCATCTATGCCGGGAATCCTGGAATGGTGGCCAATGAAGATCTGCATACGCCGCTACTTGTAGAGCAAATACAGCTAAAGCTCAGCCCTAATCCGGTGCGAAGCGGCAATACAATCAATATCGAGATTAGGAAACCTGCGGATGTAAAAGGTAAAACTGCCGAGGTTCAGGTCTTTAATATAAAAGGCCAGTTGGTCTATCAAGAAGAAGATAAAGCTATTTCTGCAGATAATGCTACTTGGTCACTCAATCTAAACAAGCTCACAAACGGTGTGTATCTTTGCCGGGTAAAAATCGGCAAATTGCAGACCACTAAACGGTTCACCATCATAAAATAAGGAGAATACCATGAAAAAGTATTTTATCATCGCATTTCTCGTCGCTTTGGGAATGCAATTATTAGCAGTCACTGCCGATGAATTTTTAATAGGCGCATATTCTCAGTACCAGATCAGATATACAGGTTCCAATTATGCGGATAAATTTGATGATCTGGGAGGATTCCTTCATAGTGCTGGATACAACGCAACGACTTACAGCCTAACAAATGATCACTCAGATAAGTTACAAAATATATTTGCAACTATGGACAGCAACAGTGTAAAGAGCATGTTAATTGACAATACGTGGCTTTCACCGAGCGGCGAAATCGGACTGAGTAGTTTGTCATTTGCCAATAAATTACAAATTGAAGCAGAATATCAGTTCAAGACATCTGAAGGAAGTTTTGTCGTGGACAATCTCACTACTGCTAATGAGTTAGTTTGCATGGAATCGTATGACTATGTAACAATGCATGAATGCGGAACCTTTCTTGAAGATTTTCAATACTCAAACGATCATGCTTGGTTATGTGACTCTGCAGAAGGTCATTTAGCGGGTATGGCCTTGTCCCACCCCAGGAGGAGGTGGAAACCAGGGAATAAAGATTGGCCAAGTATGCTGAGCAAAGATATTCTATTTATCCGCGAAGCATTACAAGACCCAAATAGCAAACTGTACATATCTGTAGCAATGAGGTTTGCAGATCTCGCTCCTGGAGACCCTGTAGCGAGT from Candidatus Cloacimonadota bacterium encodes:
- a CDS encoding FG-GAP-like repeat-containing protein, which produces MLGDVDGDGFDDVGIFYYLNYHPCFDIMWGGSFTRQNILSLDFTSSAANGSIIGIGDINNDGYHDFSIGYVEEQQGAEQYSTVKMYYGNSNRVFSDYTLMIHTPNPITRRCIPLGDLNNDGFDDFLGYIDNLGMNVWFGTGANLPLSPSVILNPVYFGNSQVRGINFGDINGDGFSDVVGASYNSRRFAVWLGSSNMDGHADWQKGSTHDNFGYDLAMGDFDGDGYCDIAVSAPKENGGLWPYHDYRGYVFIYAGNPGMVANEDLHTPLLVEQIQLKLSPNPVRSGNTINIEIRKPADVKGKTAEVQVFNIKGQLVYQEEDKAISADNATWSLNLNKLTNGVYLCRVKIGKLQTTKRFTIIK